The genomic DNA GGCCTTGTTTCGTTTACTGGACAAAACATACCTTGGAATAGGGGGAAACGACGTTGAACATAGTACAATATTGGTGCCTGAAGAAATACGTATTGGTCAGATTCCTTATGTACCATGCGGTATACTTTCATAAAGGAATTCTGATGCGATCTGTAGTGACCTCGAATTGTTCAAGTGTATCGCCGCGATAACTTGCACTTTTTATCACACTAAATATTGCGTATTCCCATAACATTGTTGTTATCTCATTAGTAGGTTTAGTTTTCACAATTGTGTCTATTAACGCGCGACATCACCTCCAATGAGTTCAATAATCGTAGATAGACGTTTATGTAAATTCAGATTTACCGATTTAATTACTTCAGAGTGTAATagataaaatgtttaaattatcGTTATCTATGCAACCCACAGGATACAACAATAATTAGGCAAGCGGGATTATTTGCCTAAATATCAAGAGATTAGCTGAAATATGCGACGGGAGTAGGCACTTGTAGTAgctattataatttattcaacTGTGCGTTTCTATGAATTGGATTATTCCATTATCACAGACAGGCGTTTTTATGACTTTATTGGCCACTGAACACAGCTCATATGTTCCAGTCCATGTTACCACCAGGTGCGGACACCCGGGGAGGCGAAGGGGAGCGGTCGcccccccaataatttcgcaaaaaatTTTTACACATGTTAtttccgccttacaaaattatcatgttcgaaaagtgcgatagtcgaGCGCGATTAAACGGTTgttagttaccgatattataactgttttcttacaataatgtagaCCAACGCGCTTTCGGAGCACCTTACTttttcgtgaaacatgcgcacccgcacgggtaatactccgtcttcaaacgcaccgccgatcacgcgccacggttttgcacaactaattacaatttaatatggttttcttattgtcaaaatatttcaatagtgttattgttggcacttgcgagagaagtgaaagaggcaaacttTCTTTACAACAATTATTCATTATCGCTAAAACATTAAATAGATTTAAAgatttaaacaattttcaccgctggacgtatcttttcacgttttggggttcgtgcaaggcccagcataatttgcgggcaaatatcaaagcaattaatatttctaaaaacgcttattcgacttttcagaccacagaaactatctgaaaaagatatccccccccccccttggaatttttttaaaacctgAAAAAGTCGTCAATAACGCGTTCAATtgccttttgctaaaatcgccggtTGTTTTCATCATTGTGACCTGTTACGTTGGCGTTTATTCTCATTGAATCACATCTTTTCTACAAATTTGTGACACGATgactatgataattattttatatttgtactaGCACGGAATTTTGAACCCGGCAAGTTCATCGGCGAGattctaaagacaaatgaaggagtAAAATCCGAGatctatattttttgattgaaaagcagcaatataaaatactaaaaataaaaccgtaaacaatataagttttgttgaggcccgcgacagttaaaaaacgcttttctaggcatcgaaaatcgcaaaatttcgtgttcCTACGGCACACATTATAGTTGGTTTCCGGTTGGCCttcaaaaacatttcgttaCTATCGAAACACAGTTAATTGTGGGCGGGATTTgactttttatccattacttttaagttgacgtcgaaaattttcgtgttgaCTTTAAACAAGGTTGAGTACGCGACTTtgtcccggtttgtgatgatatataagagatttttaaagtatattcgattaatttttattgtactgaaataaattttacttcgtgaaaattgacagaaaatatacagattttgcaaaaggttttatttttaaaaataatccgagtggcagcattgcgattgagcggagtcagtgttacaagtacatctcaaatttatcgaattcgcaaaatagcaaaaatacggattaaaacaatatataaacgggcagtttaccacacatttttatgtccgcggactGCCGTATAGTGTTTTAGAggggctcttgttttgtcgacgcaaccgcaattttaattgaagacaattaatttaataaatcaagacattttaaatgtgcccgtatcggtctttgattgattactttgcacaagtaaaaaatcatttttcgttgaaaagtcgtctcttttaacaagtggcgtaatcgcggcgactgttcggcgtggatttcgaggcggtgaatttgtattttcgatttacttgtatactttataattattttctttgTATGAAGTAATATTGTACTAtacgggattttatatcagatatcgagatttttgtaacggcgataacgatatcggaagattgcaaaaatacgtatcaaaattaaatagatCTGGCagcttatttcatatttttatgtccacaaatCGACGTTGTATTTAGTtcacgaatatttttattttgacgtaagaagtcgcaaccgcgagttacgttgaacacaattaaattaataaatagggacattttagaatctcgtggctgacatggattgaatattctacgcgacagaaaaatcattatacgcttaaaaaggcggctcttttaacgagcgcataatcgcggtgactgttacagacggcaAAGGGAATTTCCGACTTTGaaccccccccttttttttttgaaaatcctggctgcgcgcctgaactcgtgcctgtttattttcgaattaaattatgaataaaaaccctgcaaagtcattgcgtgaatcctgaatgttatttcgagttcaaatgatgatttaataaatcggcaataatggaaattctactagtcaaatcatcaaatgatatttccttggtaaaatttaggaaaaaattcgcacaatagcttaccttgttttgcatttctgattttacgaaacggcgttAGTGCGCTTTATGCAGAACTAGGAATTGAAACCCAATATGACTCCTCCaatttgtcgtttctgtttgttagcaaaaGCCGTGTGCTTATATTCAAGAAATTAgttcagtgacgcgcaagttcCGTGTCCAAGCAAAGCAGCCTAGATATGCTAGgagaatgacatcgacaggttattgttacgtgacaatacacggcgcggtgtttttcggtaggcgatccaagttcgccccccaaaattatggaaagtgtccgcccctggtTACCACGTATTTAAATGAAAAGATGTAATTCCAAGCAACTAGGAAAGTCCGGCCTCTATAACGGATACGAATGGACTGTAGAGAATGACATGAATATATCCATCTCATTTAATATTATGCTATATCGTACGTTGTTCGGCTCCTAATTATATTACTATATTACCAATAAAAGCTTAGATACAACAAATACTTTATAGCCTAAATGTTAATCATCCAACAAgatgatttattttgttttgctttttgtaTATACGGTATTTATTGTCCTTAGACAAGTTGAAACACGAGTAGATAAATGAATGTACCAACCTATCGAACGTGAAGTGCTAGTTGCACAATTTTAACTCAATAGATCCACcgtgaataaaaaatatatataaattgtatttgaatacttGCGTCCTTCAGTAAATTGCATTGTGGAAGATAAGATCAAATTTCATTATGAGCGCGGCGATTCCGTTAATTTTGCACTTTTTACAGAATCACGGCACAGGaagctttgtcaataaattaatatcaattttgtATAGGACAAATAACCAACCTATGGAAGAAGTTATGAAGTTCACTCTATCAAAATGAAACTGTATCGTCAATTCGTTTTAGTTTTACAGTTGTTCAAGTTTtgtagttttttgtttttttgaaggaTTGCACTTATAGAATTATATGCTTTGAACGTCAGCTAGATGATTGAATTGTTTTGCTAACTTCTTGTTGTTAGGACTGAAATTGAGTAGCTAATTATGGTAAAGTTGTTTTGAGGtcattcaatactgttaaatgAATTTTTGTACAGAAACATACATTGTGGAATATCAATCAGCATTGCTTTACAATAGAAAGATCTTGTATCGTTATTTTAGTTTTCATGTTGACGTATATTTTCAAGAATGTAATgaatatcataatttttttcaatatagtctCCATTGCCACATTTGTCTTCCTGGGATTCATAGCcatttaaatatgtataatatatttgtCACTATTGGCTCGAGTGAGGGCTTCGAGTAGAGCTGCATTAATTCCGAATTTAATCTTCTTTCTTActgtatatttttatctttacaCATAAATTAAGATGATGAAGACTCCAAATACTGACTTTCAATACTCATGAAGCTTCCAATACTGACATGGCAGAAGCAAATCCACCTGAAGAACTGCGGCTGGCAGCAGAGCCACGAGTtattaacaatgttttccacatTGGTGCAATACATAATGAATACCATCATCATCATGGAGATATAATACATAATCACGTGTAAGTGATTCAACACtcctaaaatattattatttttattactcaaATTACAAGCATTTCATGCGGGTGTTTGTAAACTCTACTAGTTGCCTAGTATTTTCCACCAAAGCTTCGccgttttaattttgaattctgGATTTTGATTAGGACAATACCAGATGTATAAAAagtttgaattaaaaaagtatTGTTTCAACGCAAAAAAAGCATATTCAATACTCTACTGATCAGCTTATATGCAGATTTCCCAAAAGTTATAACATATATGATGTAACATTGATGCGTAATTCAAGGTCGGTTATGTAACGATTCTTGTACTTGATATTCCAGATCTCCACCTGCTCGCGGCATAGCTACTCAACTGGGTAAGTTATTGTActataaatatatcaataagACGGAAATATCCTcaaaaaatgtatttgtaaTACTCAAGTGAATTGAATTTCCCAATCAAACCTATCTACCGACTTTTATCCTTATAATTTGTTGCCATAAACAACGGCTGTTCATGGTTGAAAGTAGGAATAACGACTCTCCATGGTCATAGAAAGCCAAACTTCTGGTGGAGGCACAGAAACGATGGACAGATATCAATTCAACGAAATGGCTGATGAAGGACACGAAGCACTTTTACATGAAAATGAAGAAGCTTCCAAATTTAGAATAATATGCTTCAATttcgtatatttttttttcttgtcaaaTCGGAGGTTCTGAATAGGTTCTTTCTTTGAGAAATTGacatttatcaatattaatcAACGCGCTATATGCCAAAACTCTACTTTCTGATTGGTTAGATTTAGACTTCGTGCTTTATGCTGGTTATAAAATGTCAACATATATCTTCAACTTTTTATTCGACAGTGGTTGCAATACCGGAAGAAATTAAAGACGATTGGGCCAACGTTTTATCAGTAGTTAGTAAAACATGGGAGACACTCTACAATAAAATAATGGTAGACATTCGCGACAAGAACATGAAAGGTGGAGACAGAGTGAGAAATGCTCTGGCTTCAATATGCAAACATCTGAAGACGCAAAGTTTAgaagaacttgtaatagaagattattttgtgcgACAATTTGTCGGTAAAGTAAAAGATGTAATGAACATGGGGAGTATATTAGCGGAAAAACAGTTGAATATTCTTTCTATCATCTGTTTTTATGTTGCTGCAAAACTGCATCACATCAGTACAAAACGCAATTTCTCTGTTCTGGGAATAAAGGAGACTGTAGAAAAAATAACATTAATTATTAAGAAAATCACCAAAGAGGACAACATGATGGAAAAAGTCATTCACTGTTGTGTTCTACCCCTCCTGCTGGAGATGTCTGAGTTGGTACCATGCGTTGCAGATGCAGAGCCAAAAGTGAAATTTATTAACGAAGTCTGGTGTTTATATAACGTCGCTCTCTGCTATTACTACTGTGATATTCGAGAGAAATCTGTGACGGTCAACTTATCCGTCACTCAACTTATGGAAAAGGAATATAACAACGACGCCGTCAAACGTCGAGTATTCGGACATTGTCATCACAATGCTGCACTTGCTTACAGCGAAAACAATCAATTTGGTGAAGCAATTGAACATTACAGGGTGGCCGTCGAGTCTTATGAGAAAGCCACTGATTGGGCCAGTGAAAACCATATGAATGAAAAAGTCAAACTCACGAAAGAATATCTGAGAAGAGCAGAATACGCAAAAATTgacatatatataattatatacatgAAAACACGTTTCACTTGTTCTATTACGTACAGTTCAGTGTTAATGAATAGACTGCTAATAACCAGAGTAAAGTGTGAAAAAAAGTTAGACCAGCGCCAAAGCTTAAGTAGCTGAATgtggtaattttgttttttcgtcCTTGCTCGGAATTATTCACAAAacttaatatttatattcaatatactttctaatattttgtgtttaaatGAAAAATGCTATTCAGAACAATGTAGATGATTGCTTTGTATACAAGTGTAGGTGATGGCGAATCTAGCTTCAGAATGTGCTATATCTTTGCATATACACGTTTTGCTATTCAAATGCATTAGCagttttatacaaataaaaatgaatcgaAAATTGCTCGGTTCAACAGTTTATGTGTGATGCGTGGTTCTTCTATTACGGGGTCTGTTTATAAATACGCTACAATTATTGAGGCCAAAAGACTGCTGCAATTTCAGGGATTGGCAAATTAGAAGGCGTGCCAGTACAGAATTTAGATTGATCTTGGAGATTTGGACTTCagttattacatatatattctgACTTATTTTTCCTCCAAAAGAAATATCTTATTGATTATCTTATACTCTTACTTTTGATAACAGCATTGGTTTGCTCCATAACCGTATGTATTGTATCACAATCTTGTAAGGTTTTACACTGGTAATGGAGTAGGGAGTTCTAATGATTATGAGAGTATGGTATCGTAACATTGGCTAGGGAAATTTGTAATTATCTAACAACAATGTGCTATTAACACGACCTTAGTAATGATGCTTCCAATACCATTAGGAAGCGACTATAGTACTTAATTAGGTTAGGACGCGATATGATAAATGATTTCCAACGAAACAGTTTGATCCCGAAATGACGGTTCATTTACCTCACACTTCTCAACGTGGTCCAAGTAGACCCACAGGGGTCCAAAGCGGGAACTCAGGGGGTCAACAGATAAAGTGCTAATTATATTAATAAGTTGTTAATATTAATAAGTTGTTGCTCTTCTCGTGTGTTGTTGGATAAACTGAAATGAATGGAAGAGAAAATGTTAGATTAGTGCTTGGATAAAAATTGGATCTTGATGTTAGTTACAAAGTTCTCACTGAGACTTCTGTTAGTCCTTTATCAATAAATGTAACTTGTTCCCAATCCCAATCAAACCTTTCTACCGATTTTCATCTTTATATGTGTTGCCATGAACAACGGCTGTTCATGGTTGAAAGTAGGAATAACGACTCTCTGTGGTCACAGAAAGAAAAACTTCTGGCGGAGGCACAGAAACGATGGACAGATATCAAATCAACAAAATGGCTGATAAAGGACACGAAGCACTTTTACATGAAAATGAAGAAGCGTCCAAATTTATCAGCATATACCGGAAAGAAGTTACAGAATAATATGGttcaattttgcatattttttttcttgtcaaaTCAGATGTTCTGAATAAgttctttttattttgagaaattgacatttatcaatattaatcAACGTGCTATATGTCAAAACTATACTGGTTGATTGGTTAGATTTAGACTTCGTGCTCTATGCTTGTTATAAAATGTCAACATATATCTTCAACTTTTTATTCGACAGTGGTTGCAATACCGGAAGAAATTAAAGACGATTGGGCCAACGTTTCATCAGTAGTTAGTAAAACATGGGAGACACTCTACAATAAGATAATGGTAGACAGACATTTGCGACAAGAACATGGAAGGTGGAGACAGAGAGAGAAATGCTCTGGCTTCAATATGCAAACATCTGAAGACGCAAAGTTTAgaagaacttgtaatagaagaTGATTTTTTGCGACAATTTGTTGGTAAAGTAAAAGATGTAATGAACATGGGGAGTATATTAGAGGAAAAACAGTTGAATATTCTTTCTATCATCTGTTTTTATGTTGCTTCCAAACTCCATCACATCAGTACAAAACGCAATTTCTCTGTTCTGGGAATAAAGGAGACTGTAGAAGAAATAACATCAATTATTAAGAAAATCACCAAAGAGgacaaaatgatgaaaaaagtcATTCACTGTTGTGTTCCACCCCTCCTGCTGGAGATGTCTGAGTTGGTACCATGCGTTGCAGATGAAGAGTCAAAAGTGAAATTCATTAACAAAGTCTGGTGTTTATATAACGTCGCTCTCTGCTATTACTACTGTGATATTCGAGAGAAATCTGTGTCGGTCAACTTATCCGTCATTCAACTTATGGAAAAAGAATATAACAACGATGCCGTAAAACGTCGAGTATTCAGACATTGTCATCACAATGCTGCAATTGCCTACAGCGAAAACAATGAATTTGGCGAAGCAATTGAACATTACAGGTTGGCCGTCGAGTCTTATAAGAAAGCCACTGATTGGGCCAATGAAATTCATAGGAATGAAAAAGTCAAACGCACGAAAAAATATCTGAGAAAAACAGACGTTCGCAAAAATTGACATATATGAAAACATATTTCTATTGTTCTAATACCTAATTACTATCTCTCGAACTCAATATCTCAATAAGCACtgcaaatattattcaaaagtaTAATAGCAATAATTGCCCAGTTCAGTGGTAATGAATTGACTGCTAACAACCAGagtaaaatgtgaaataaatgtgggtatttttcttttttcgtcTTGCTCGGAATTATTCACAAAACttaataattataatcaatatactttctgatattttgtgtttaaatGAAAAATGCTATTTAGAACAATGTAGATGATTGCTTTGTATACAAGTGTAGGTGATGATGAATCTGGCTTGAGAATGTGCTCTATCTATGCCTATACACGTTTTGCTATTTAAATGCATGACCAGtttcatacaaataaaaatgaatctaAAATTCCTCGGTTTAACAGTTTATGTGTGACGCGTGGCTCTTCTCCTACGTGgttttttataaaaaagctGCAATTAATGAGCCCAAGAGGCTGCGGCAACTTCGTGGAATGACAAATTAGAAGGCGTGGCagtatggaatttattttggtctTGGAGTTGTTGACATTAGTTATTACATATATTATTCTGACTTATTTTTGCACCAATAGAAATACCTCATTGATAATCTCATACTCCTACTTTTGATAACAGCATTAGTTTACCCAATAACAGTATGTATTGTATCACAATCTTGTAA from Styela clava chromosome 12, kaStyClav1.hap1.2, whole genome shotgun sequence includes the following:
- the LOC144430345 gene encoding uncharacterized protein LOC144430345, with the translated sequence MAEANPPEELRLAAEPRVINNVFHIGAIHNEYHHHHGDIIHNHVSPPARGIATQLVVAIPEEIKDDWANVLSVVSKTWETLYNKIMVDIRDKNMKGGDRVRNALASICKHLKTQSLEELVIEDYFVRQFVGKVKDVMNMGSILAEKQLNILSIICFYVAAKLHHISTKRNFSVLGIKETVEKITLIIKKITKEDNMMEKVIHCCVLPLLLEMSELVPCVADAEPKVKFINEVWCLYNVALCYYYCDIREKSVTVNLSVTQLMEKEYNNDAVKRRVFGHCHHNAALAYSENNQFGEAIEHYRVAVESYEKATDWASENHMNEKVKLTKEYLRRAEYAKIDIYIIIYMKTRFTCSITYSSVLMNRLLITRVKCEKKLDQRQSLSS